Proteins from one Neodiprion fabricii isolate iyNeoFabr1 chromosome 5, iyNeoFabr1.1, whole genome shotgun sequence genomic window:
- the LOC124183597 gene encoding transmembrane and coiled-coil domain-containing protein 4-like isoform X1 — MSSKDSCPDSKLKQQTSAEKKGIKELDISEAGLYAYGAICALTLAELFSDPSDHAYNNLCMKMICQHLKMNEKNEPVMMYLSEGKSEQSQEPYIALLMEEPNLKGKTILVVQDLVLLAVRNGIVSGEYDSRQRVLIRRVSELLNVPFELIEFYEHSLVRLLNESQSEQTEAEQHETERRDKIRRIKRYAAIGLATIGGGTLLGLTGGLAAPFIGVGVGTILGSASAAALGSTAGIAIIGSLFGVAGAGLTGYKMKKRVGEIEEFEFEPLTLSGYGTVDQQLHIVIAITGWLNDDKVDNVVRPWQSLSVSREQYALRYETKYLIEMGQAFEYILSMAVSVATQEALKYTILSSLISAVAWPATLLSIASVIDNPWSVCCRRSSEAGKQLAYVLLTRQHGKRPVTLVGFSLGARVIYYCLREMAEIGGGKGIVQDAILLGAPVTNNKTEWEKCSTVVAGRFVNGYCSSDWLLRFLYRTLSMNSGVAGLFPINCKKVINVDLSSIVAGHSEYPEKLPELLNFVGLNTKTSQVLDTENGMKKSNSEIPCPEKHVSNLKLSKSDMCLPSKKCLTEEKNTMPSN, encoded by the exons ATGTCATCTAAAGACAGCTGTCCGGATTCAAAATTGAAGCAACAGACGTCGGCTGAAAAGAAAG gtataaaaGAATTGGACATATCAGAAGCTGGATTATACGCATATGGAGCTATATGTGCGCTGACTTTGGCGGAGTTGTTCTCAGATCCCAGCGATCATGCCTACAATAATTTATGCATGAAAATGATCTGTCagcatttgaaaatgaatgaaaaaaacgaacctGTAATGATGTATCTTAGCGAGGGAAAAAGCGAGCAGTCCCAAGAGCCTTATATTGCTTTGCTTATGGAAGAACCCAATTTAAAAGGCAAAACAATTTTAGTTGTACAGGATTTGGTATTACTGGCTGTGCGTAatg GGATTGTGTCAG GTGAATATGATTCTAGACAAAGAGTACTTATCAGACGAGTATCCGAACTATTAAATGTCccatttgaattaattgaattctaTGAGCATTCCCTGGTCAGATTGTTGAATGAGAGTCAAAGCGAACAAACAGA GGCAGAGCAACATGAGACTGAACGACGTGATAAAATACGTAGAATCAAGAGATACGCAGCGATTGGCTTAGCCACAATAGGAGGTGGAACATTGTTAGGTTTAACCGGAGGTTTAGCCGCACCATTTATCGGTGTTGGAGTAGGCACAATACTTGGAAGTGCGAGTGCAGCTGCACTGGGCAGTACGGCTGGTATTGCGATTATAGGTTCCTTGTTTGGAGTGGCTGGAGCTGGACTGACAG gatataaaatgaagaaacgaGTTGGGGAAATTGAGGAGTTTGAATTCGAGCCCCTAACTCTGTCCGGTTATGGAACTGTGGATCAACAACTTCACATTGTCATTGCTATTACTGGTTGGCTGAACGACGATAAAGTCGATAATGTTGTCAGGCCTTGGCAATCTCTCTCTGTGTCTAGGGAGCAGTATGCTCTTAGATACGAAACAAAGTATTTAATTGAAATGGGTCAAGCATTTGAGTACATACTGAGCATGGCTGTTTCTGTGGCCACCCAAGAAGCTTTAAAATACACAATTCTCTCTA GTCTCATAAGTGCTGTGGCCTGGCCTGCTACACTTTTATCAATAGCGTCTGTGATAGATAATCCGTGGTCTGTGTGTTGCCGGCGAAGTTCAGAAGCCGGTAAACAATTAGCTTATGTTCTGCTCACTAGGCAGCATGGAAAGAGGCCAGTCACACTAGTCGGCTTCAGTTTGGGGGCTCGAGTCATATATTACTGTTTGAGAGAAATGGCTGAAATTGGTGGTGGTAAAGGAATCGTACAGGATGCGATATTACTCGGAGCACCagttacaaataataaaacggAATGGGAAAAATGTTCTACAGTAGTAGCAGGCAGATTTGTTAATGGATATTGCAG TAGTGACTGGCTGTTGCGGTTTTTATATCGCACGTTATCCATGAATTCTGGGGTGGCAGGATTGTTTCCTATCAATTGCAAGAAAGTAATAAATGTAGACTTGAGCTCTATAGTGGCTGGCCATAGTGAATATCCTGAAAAATTACCAGAACTATTAAATTTTGTTGGCCTAAATACAAAGACAAGTCAGGTTCTCGATACtgaaaatggaatgaaaaagtCCAATTCTGAAATACCGTGCCCAGAAAAG CACGTGAGTAATCTAAAATTGTCCAAATCTGATATGTGCCTACCTTCCAAGAAATGCCTGACTGAAGAGAAGAATACGATGCCGTCCAATTAG
- the LOC124183597 gene encoding transmembrane and coiled-coil domain-containing protein 4-like isoform X2 produces the protein MSSKDSCPDSKLKQQTSAEKKGIKELDISEAGLYAYGAICALTLAELFSDPSDHAYNNLCMKMICQHLKMNEKNEPVMMYLSEGKSEQSQEPYIALLMEEPNLKGKTILVVQDLVLLAVRNGEYDSRQRVLIRRVSELLNVPFELIEFYEHSLVRLLNESQSEQTEAEQHETERRDKIRRIKRYAAIGLATIGGGTLLGLTGGLAAPFIGVGVGTILGSASAAALGSTAGIAIIGSLFGVAGAGLTGYKMKKRVGEIEEFEFEPLTLSGYGTVDQQLHIVIAITGWLNDDKVDNVVRPWQSLSVSREQYALRYETKYLIEMGQAFEYILSMAVSVATQEALKYTILSSLISAVAWPATLLSIASVIDNPWSVCCRRSSEAGKQLAYVLLTRQHGKRPVTLVGFSLGARVIYYCLREMAEIGGGKGIVQDAILLGAPVTNNKTEWEKCSTVVAGRFVNGYCSSDWLLRFLYRTLSMNSGVAGLFPINCKKVINVDLSSIVAGHSEYPEKLPELLNFVGLNTKTSQVLDTENGMKKSNSEIPCPEKHVSNLKLSKSDMCLPSKKCLTEEKNTMPSN, from the exons ATGTCATCTAAAGACAGCTGTCCGGATTCAAAATTGAAGCAACAGACGTCGGCTGAAAAGAAAG gtataaaaGAATTGGACATATCAGAAGCTGGATTATACGCATATGGAGCTATATGTGCGCTGACTTTGGCGGAGTTGTTCTCAGATCCCAGCGATCATGCCTACAATAATTTATGCATGAAAATGATCTGTCagcatttgaaaatgaatgaaaaaaacgaacctGTAATGATGTATCTTAGCGAGGGAAAAAGCGAGCAGTCCCAAGAGCCTTATATTGCTTTGCTTATGGAAGAACCCAATTTAAAAGGCAAAACAATTTTAGTTGTACAGGATTTGGTATTACTGGCTGTGCGTAatg GTGAATATGATTCTAGACAAAGAGTACTTATCAGACGAGTATCCGAACTATTAAATGTCccatttgaattaattgaattctaTGAGCATTCCCTGGTCAGATTGTTGAATGAGAGTCAAAGCGAACAAACAGA GGCAGAGCAACATGAGACTGAACGACGTGATAAAATACGTAGAATCAAGAGATACGCAGCGATTGGCTTAGCCACAATAGGAGGTGGAACATTGTTAGGTTTAACCGGAGGTTTAGCCGCACCATTTATCGGTGTTGGAGTAGGCACAATACTTGGAAGTGCGAGTGCAGCTGCACTGGGCAGTACGGCTGGTATTGCGATTATAGGTTCCTTGTTTGGAGTGGCTGGAGCTGGACTGACAG gatataaaatgaagaaacgaGTTGGGGAAATTGAGGAGTTTGAATTCGAGCCCCTAACTCTGTCCGGTTATGGAACTGTGGATCAACAACTTCACATTGTCATTGCTATTACTGGTTGGCTGAACGACGATAAAGTCGATAATGTTGTCAGGCCTTGGCAATCTCTCTCTGTGTCTAGGGAGCAGTATGCTCTTAGATACGAAACAAAGTATTTAATTGAAATGGGTCAAGCATTTGAGTACATACTGAGCATGGCTGTTTCTGTGGCCACCCAAGAAGCTTTAAAATACACAATTCTCTCTA GTCTCATAAGTGCTGTGGCCTGGCCTGCTACACTTTTATCAATAGCGTCTGTGATAGATAATCCGTGGTCTGTGTGTTGCCGGCGAAGTTCAGAAGCCGGTAAACAATTAGCTTATGTTCTGCTCACTAGGCAGCATGGAAAGAGGCCAGTCACACTAGTCGGCTTCAGTTTGGGGGCTCGAGTCATATATTACTGTTTGAGAGAAATGGCTGAAATTGGTGGTGGTAAAGGAATCGTACAGGATGCGATATTACTCGGAGCACCagttacaaataataaaacggAATGGGAAAAATGTTCTACAGTAGTAGCAGGCAGATTTGTTAATGGATATTGCAG TAGTGACTGGCTGTTGCGGTTTTTATATCGCACGTTATCCATGAATTCTGGGGTGGCAGGATTGTTTCCTATCAATTGCAAGAAAGTAATAAATGTAGACTTGAGCTCTATAGTGGCTGGCCATAGTGAATATCCTGAAAAATTACCAGAACTATTAAATTTTGTTGGCCTAAATACAAAGACAAGTCAGGTTCTCGATACtgaaaatggaatgaaaaagtCCAATTCTGAAATACCGTGCCCAGAAAAG CACGTGAGTAATCTAAAATTGTCCAAATCTGATATGTGCCTACCTTCCAAGAAATGCCTGACTGAAGAGAAGAATACGATGCCGTCCAATTAG
- the LOC124183612 gene encoding probable protein BRICK1-B, translating into MAAIHREAIQKQIQQDWANREYIEVITGSIKKITDFLNSFDMSCRSRLAVLNEKLTTLERRIEYLEACVTKGETLT; encoded by the exons ATGGCTGCAATTCACCGAGAGGCAATACAGAAGCAAATCCAACAGGATTGGGCAAATCGCGAATACATCGAAGTTATAACTggaagtattaaaaaaatcaccgaCTTCCTTAATTCATTCG ATATGTCATGCAGGTCACGACTGGCtgttttaaatgaaaaactaaCAACATTAGAACGTCGCATAGAATACCTTGAAGCATGT GTAACTAAAGGAGAAACCTTGACATAA
- the LOC124183609 gene encoding uncharacterized protein LOC124183609: protein MPTKDVREMTILEYIYAPITFSNIAARRGKRAYQYYDTPDGQDIWKKLWVSGKWSLGIGAFITTIDLRMYSNPKTILEGLNRAAYINIPIVSAFTTYTAITYAATSLRNKDDPINSLIGGMAAGSLLGYMFKAPIFIWPLAVMTGAFCCVRKDGFTKGYVMGDLNNVQRIYGNHRSPHHDSSLFPVGEKGWTTGA from the exons ATGCCTACAAAAGATGTTAGGGAAATGACTATACTGGAGTATATCTATGCTCCGATTACGTTCAGCAATATCGCCGCTCGACGTGGCAAACGTGCA TACCAGTACTATGATACCCCGGATGGTCAGGATATTTGGAAGAAATTGTGGGTATCGGGGAAATGGAGTCTCGGTATAGGAGCATTCATAACTACGATTGATTTACGCATGTACTCGAACCCGAAAACTATCCTGGAAGGACTTAATCGAGCTGCGTACATCAACATACCTATTGTATCTGCGTTTACAACTTATACGGCGATAACCTATGCCGCTACAAGTCTTCGAAACAAAGATGACCCCATCAATAGCTTGATAGGAG GTATGGCAGCCGGAAGTCTCTTGGGTTACATGTTTAAGGCTCCTATCTTTATATGGCCCCTTGCTGTAATGACCGGGGCATTTTGTTGCGTTAGAAAAGATGGATTCACTAAAGGATACGTTATGGGTGATCTTAATAACGTACAGCGAATTTACGGAAATCACAGAAGTCCTCATCATGACTCCAGTTTGTTTCCTGTTGGAGAGAAAGGTTGGACGACTGGGGcttga
- the LOC124183606 gene encoding uncharacterized protein LOC124183606 isoform X1 — protein sequence MLYSGLDDAIRSTVQCKTGAIERSLLQIMPPTVDLSSDILQPVPLEEWPSLQSLLKSNWPTYSMYYYWIQNATKWRKLNPDFPLEIYSPNGKYNEDATFVGISSYAMSSVVIFTKELSGKRLYEALVKTKRFNYSKAVTFSGVHEYIQPILFSALATLRTNEGIEIELEVPGCFRIKSAEDCANVEIKVPEECYLADLDTSHLPLMNAVWPHRDKENPENSIKFLEPMVTLNKSVGLFLKEGDILVSWALHSDWHGLGTVQTLDRYRRRGYAKVVINALAKQLGNQGISPILSVVTGNSPSENMFTSLNWKPTHSSIWVSTKKCSPSVN from the exons ATGCTGTACAGTGGCCTTGATGATGCAATAAGGAGTACGGTGCAGTGCAAAACTGGGGCAATTGAGCGTTCATTATTACAAATCATGCCGCCAACAGTAGATCTCAGTTCTGATATATTGCAACCAGTTCCCTTAGAAGAATGGCCGTCACTTCAAAGTCTTTTAAAATCCAATTGGCCCACTTATTCAATG tactATTATTGGATTCAAAATGCTACAAAATGGAGGAAGCTGAATCCAGACTTCCCGCTAGAAATCTACTCTCCCAATGGAAAGTACAATGAAGATGCGACTTTTGTTGGAATATCAAGC TATGCAATGAGCAGCGTGGTCATCTTTACAAAAGAGCTTTCTGGGAAAAGATTGTACGAGGCATTAGTAAAGACGAAACGTTTCAACTATAGCAAGGCAGTTACATTTAGTGGTGTTCACGAATATATCCAGCCTATTCTATTTTCTGCATTAGCTACACTTCGTACTAATGAAGGAATCGAAATAGAATTAGAAGTACCAGGCTGTTTTCGTATAAAGTCTGCCGAGGATTGTGCAAATGTGGAAATAAA GGTGCCAGAGGAATGTTACTTAGCAGATCTGGATACGTCTCATCTTCCTCTGATGAACGCTGTGTGGCCACACAGAGATAAAGAAAATCCAgaaaattcgatcaaattcCTCGAGCCAATGGTAACGCTAAATAAAAGTGTCGGACTGTTTTTAAAAGAAGGTGATATTTTGGTTTCGTGGGCTTTGCATTCCGATTGGCATGGTCTGGGGACGGTACAGACCCTAGACCGTTATAGAAGAAGAGGCTACGCTAAAGTAGTGATTAATGCCTTGGCTAAACAACTGGGAAACCAAGGAATATCGCCCATTCTATCTGTGGTTACTGGTAACTCACCTTCGGAAAATATGTTCACTTCTCTCAATTGGAAACCAACTCACTCGTCGATATGGGtatcaacaaaaaaatgttcccCAAGCGTCAATTGA
- the LOC124183606 gene encoding uncharacterized protein LOC124183606 isoform X2, which yields MLYSGLDDAIRSTVQCKTGAIERSLLQIMPPTVDLSSDILQPVPLEEWPSLQSLLKSNWPTYSMYYYWIQNATKWRKLNPDFPLEIYSPNGKYNEDATFVGISSYAMSSVVIFTKELSGKRLYEALVKTKRFNQPILFSALATLRTNEGIEIELEVPGCFRIKSAEDCANVEIKVPEECYLADLDTSHLPLMNAVWPHRDKENPENSIKFLEPMVTLNKSVGLFLKEGDILVSWALHSDWHGLGTVQTLDRYRRRGYAKVVINALAKQLGNQGISPILSVVTGNSPSENMFTSLNWKPTHSSIWVSTKKCSPSVN from the exons ATGCTGTACAGTGGCCTTGATGATGCAATAAGGAGTACGGTGCAGTGCAAAACTGGGGCAATTGAGCGTTCATTATTACAAATCATGCCGCCAACAGTAGATCTCAGTTCTGATATATTGCAACCAGTTCCCTTAGAAGAATGGCCGTCACTTCAAAGTCTTTTAAAATCCAATTGGCCCACTTATTCAATG tactATTATTGGATTCAAAATGCTACAAAATGGAGGAAGCTGAATCCAGACTTCCCGCTAGAAATCTACTCTCCCAATGGAAAGTACAATGAAGATGCGACTTTTGTTGGAATATCAAGC TATGCAATGAGCAGCGTGGTCATCTTTACAAAAGAGCTTTCTGGGAAAAGATTGTACGAGGCATTAGTAAAGACGAAACGTTTCAA CCAGCCTATTCTATTTTCTGCATTAGCTACACTTCGTACTAATGAAGGAATCGAAATAGAATTAGAAGTACCAGGCTGTTTTCGTATAAAGTCTGCCGAGGATTGTGCAAATGTGGAAATAAA GGTGCCAGAGGAATGTTACTTAGCAGATCTGGATACGTCTCATCTTCCTCTGATGAACGCTGTGTGGCCACACAGAGATAAAGAAAATCCAgaaaattcgatcaaattcCTCGAGCCAATGGTAACGCTAAATAAAAGTGTCGGACTGTTTTTAAAAGAAGGTGATATTTTGGTTTCGTGGGCTTTGCATTCCGATTGGCATGGTCTGGGGACGGTACAGACCCTAGACCGTTATAGAAGAAGAGGCTACGCTAAAGTAGTGATTAATGCCTTGGCTAAACAACTGGGAAACCAAGGAATATCGCCCATTCTATCTGTGGTTACTGGTAACTCACCTTCGGAAAATATGTTCACTTCTCTCAATTGGAAACCAACTCACTCGTCGATATGGGtatcaacaaaaaaatgttcccCAAGCGTCAATTGA